Proteins co-encoded in one Hymenobacter swuensis DY53 genomic window:
- the accD gene encoding acetyl-CoA carboxylase, carboxyltransferase subunit beta produces the protein MSSWFKRKEKGIVTPTEQKKETPDGLWYKCPECKTVATMAEHKRLLATCGNCGHHDRIDAADYFDFLFDNHQYQELDADMHSADPLGFVDTKAYPQRVAATEKSTGLKDAVRSAHGQLNGLGLVVAAMDFKFIGGSMGSVVGEKIARAIDYARQNRLPFLMISRSGGARMMEAGFSLMQMAKTSAKLALLSEAGLPYISLLTDPTTGGVTASFAMLGDFNIAEPGALIGFAGPRVIKETIGKDLPKGFQSAEFVLEHGFLDFIVDRKELKQKLTELLTMLKPVEVAVPEAATSVR, from the coding sequence ATGTCATCCTGGTTCAAGCGTAAAGAAAAAGGTATCGTCACGCCGACGGAGCAGAAAAAAGAGACGCCCGACGGCCTGTGGTACAAGTGCCCCGAGTGCAAAACCGTGGCCACGATGGCTGAGCATAAGCGCCTGCTAGCTACCTGTGGCAACTGCGGCCACCACGACCGGATTGATGCCGCCGACTACTTCGATTTTCTCTTCGATAATCACCAGTACCAGGAACTGGATGCCGATATGCATTCGGCCGACCCATTGGGCTTTGTGGATACCAAGGCCTACCCGCAGCGCGTAGCCGCTACTGAAAAAAGTACCGGCCTGAAAGATGCGGTGCGCTCGGCCCACGGCCAGCTGAATGGCCTGGGCTTGGTGGTAGCAGCCATGGATTTCAAGTTTATCGGGGGCTCGATGGGCTCGGTGGTGGGGGAGAAGATTGCCCGCGCCATCGACTATGCCCGGCAGAACCGCCTGCCCTTTCTCATGATTTCCCGCTCCGGTGGGGCCCGCATGATGGAAGCTGGCTTCTCCCTTATGCAGATGGCCAAAACCTCGGCCAAGCTGGCGCTGCTGTCCGAAGCCGGCTTACCCTATATTTCTCTGCTGACGGACCCCACCACGGGCGGCGTAACGGCTTCCTTTGCCATGCTCGGCGACTTCAACATTGCTGAGCCCGGCGCACTTATCGGCTTTGCTGGGCCGCGCGTTATCAAAGAAACCATCGGCAAAGATTTACCCAAGGGCTTCCAGAGTGCCGAATTTGTGTTGGAACACGGCTTCCTCGATTTCATTGTGGACCGCAAGGAGTTGAAGCAGAAACTTACGGAATTGCTGACTATGCTGAAACCCGTCGAAGTTGCTGTTCCTGAGGCTGCTACCTCTGTTCGGTAG
- a CDS encoding OmpA/MotB family protein: MKNLPAFVFGALLAATALPGCVASKKYDDLKARQTATEQAKTDLERQQRQAVTELKKASDELAQLRVETRRLVDDSTETGRNLRRTRQLNTQLTDSYDKLLKNSDRAMADKSADYNKVAKDLARREAELGELDTNLRKSRADIDKLTADLTAREARLAELQKALAEKDKAVDALKASVSNALRGFQGTDLQVKMKDGKVYVSLSEQLLFKSGSTKVDPKGQEALKQLATVLQQQPDVNVVVEGHTDNVPFSRPAGAMQDNWDLSVLRATEIARLLTAGGVQPDRVTASGRSQYVPVAANDSPQNKALNRRTEIILTPKLNELLKILDSNSTAGGK; this comes from the coding sequence GTGAAAAACCTGCCTGCTTTTGTTTTCGGTGCGCTGCTGGCGGCTACGGCTCTGCCGGGCTGCGTGGCCTCCAAAAAATATGACGACCTAAAAGCCCGTCAGACGGCTACTGAACAAGCCAAAACCGACCTGGAACGCCAGCAGCGCCAAGCCGTGACGGAGCTTAAAAAGGCCTCCGATGAGCTGGCGCAGCTGCGGGTGGAAACCCGCCGTTTGGTAGATGACTCCACCGAAACCGGCCGTAACCTGCGCCGTACCCGCCAGCTCAACACCCAGCTCACCGACAGCTACGACAAGCTGCTGAAGAACTCCGACCGGGCCATGGCCGATAAATCGGCGGATTACAACAAGGTAGCCAAGGACTTGGCCCGCCGCGAAGCCGAGCTGGGCGAGTTGGATACCAACCTGCGCAAGAGCCGCGCCGATATCGACAAGCTCACGGCTGACCTCACGGCCCGCGAGGCGCGCCTGGCCGAACTGCAGAAAGCCCTGGCCGAGAAGGACAAGGCCGTGGACGCCCTCAAAGCCAGCGTGAGCAACGCCTTGCGCGGCTTCCAGGGCACTGATCTGCAGGTGAAGATGAAAGACGGCAAGGTATACGTTTCGCTTTCTGAGCAGCTCCTGTTCAAATCGGGCTCCACTAAAGTAGACCCCAAAGGCCAAGAGGCATTGAAGCAACTGGCCACGGTGCTCCAGCAGCAGCCCGACGTGAACGTAGTGGTGGAAGGCCACACCGATAACGTACCCTTCAGCCGCCCGGCCGGTGCGATGCAGGACAACTGGGACCTGAGCGTGCTGCGCGCCACCGAAATTGCGCGGCTGCTTACCGCCGGCGGCGTGCAGCCGGACCGCGTAACGGCCTCGGGCCGCAGCCAGTACGTGCCCGTAGCTGCCAACGACTCGCCCCAGAACAAGGCGCTCAACCGCCGCACCGAAATTATCCTGACGCCTAAGCTCAACGAGCTGCTCAAGATTCTGGACAGCAACTCCACGGCGGGGGGGAAATAG
- a CDS encoding SGNH/GDSL hydrolase family protein: MVRILLAFLVWVWVLGCSSQKNDPVPAPPVTPPEAPVQAVSFLALGDSYTIGQSVPAEDRWGVQLAGLAQAEGIQSPDIIARTGWTTSELQQGIATANNSKTYELVSLMIGVNNQFRGLPLDTYRVEFRQLLQMAIRFAGGRPRRVFVLSIPDWGQTPAGRGYPQARISQEIDQFNAVAREECATVTVEFINITDLTRATNYEAAQFAPDGLHYSGLHMRQWAGRALPVVRALVQ; the protein is encoded by the coding sequence ATGGTGCGTATTCTGCTTGCTTTCCTGGTTTGGGTGTGGGTATTAGGCTGTAGTTCACAGAAAAACGACCCAGTGCCCGCGCCTCCTGTTACGCCACCCGAGGCTCCCGTTCAGGCCGTTAGCTTTCTGGCACTTGGTGACTCGTACACCATTGGGCAGAGCGTACCGGCTGAGGACCGGTGGGGCGTGCAGCTGGCCGGTCTGGCTCAGGCCGAGGGCATACAGTCGCCCGATATTATTGCCCGGACCGGCTGGACCACCAGTGAGCTGCAGCAGGGCATTGCAACGGCCAATAACTCCAAAACCTACGAGCTGGTGTCGTTGATGATTGGGGTGAACAACCAGTTTCGGGGGCTGCCGCTGGATACCTACCGCGTAGAATTTCGCCAGCTGCTGCAAATGGCCATCCGATTCGCCGGAGGACGCCCCCGCCGCGTGTTCGTGCTATCCATCCCGGACTGGGGTCAAACTCCCGCTGGCCGGGGGTATCCGCAGGCCCGCATCAGTCAGGAAATCGACCAGTTTAACGCCGTGGCCCGCGAGGAGTGCGCAACCGTGACGGTTGAGTTTATCAACATCACTGACCTGACCCGTGCCACCAACTATGAGGCGGCCCAGTTTGCGCCCGATGGCCTGCACTACTCTGGCCTGCACATGCGCCAGTGGGCCGGCCGGGCATTGCCGGTTGTGCGCGCTTTAGTGCAGTAG